Proteins encoded within one genomic window of Falco cherrug isolate bFalChe1 chromosome 19 unlocalized genomic scaffold, bFalChe1.pri SUPER_19_unloc_2, whole genome shotgun sequence:
- the LOC129734819 gene encoding insulin-like growth factor-binding protein 6, which yields MGVAGWGSRAGGPGLGSRGRAEVPRLQVPGAPGWDRSPGSASPMPPPPSCLPVAPPGRGHLGGGGRGGRRYLRGRRGPGPGPPCGRAGGCCRRCWRWGRGGAAGGGAPRGPGEPCGVYTPGCARGLRCSPRPGERAPLRALLRGTGLCRPPRPPPATAGPAGDSPQEGAPATPPPGPPPADGTEELDTAPCRGHLAAVLQELRAGLFRSAAALFLPNCDTRGFYRPKQCRASQGPKRWGSAGAWTGGGTPLAGTEGQGGAPRCPPT from the exons ATGGGGGTCgcaggctggggcagccggGCTGGTGGTCCCGGGCTGGGGTCCCGGGGCCGGGCGGAGGTGCCACGGTTGCAGGTCCCGGGGGCCCCAGGCTGGGACCGAAGCCCAGGAAGCGCGAGCCcgatgccccccccccccagttgcCTCCCCGTTGCCCCCCCAGGCCGGGGgcacctgggggggggggggcgggggggccgccgTTACTTaagggggcggcgggggccggggccggggccgccaTGCGGGcgggctggtggctgctgccgGCGCTGCTGGCGCTGGGGACgggggggggccgcgggggggggcgctccccgcggccccggggagCCGTGCGGGGTTTACACGCCGGGCTGCGCCCGCGGGCTCCgctgcagcccccggcccggggagcGCGCGCCGCTCCGCGCGCTGCTGCGGGGCACCGGGTTgtgccgccccccgcgccccccgcccgccacCGCCGGTCCCGCGG ggGACAGCCCGCAGGAGGGAGCCCCCGCCacgccgccccccggcccccccccggcTGACGGCACGGAGGAGCTGGACACG GCCCCGTGCCGGGGGCACTTGGCCGCcgtcctgcaggagctgcgggCCGGGCTGTTCCGCAGCGCTGCCGCCCTCTTCCTCCCCAACTGCGACACCCGCGGCTTCTACCGCCCCAAGCAG TGCCGGGCCTCCCAGGGGCCGAAGCgctggggcagtgctggtgCGTGGACCGGAGGGGGCACCCCGCTGGCGGGCACcgaggggcaggggggcgccccccgctgcccccccacCTGA
- the LOC129734818 gene encoding uncharacterized protein LOC129734818 — MGWHRRHPAPRQPGGHRVTRFPPHPGGHSDLAPQGHRVTRVIPPSGRQGDLSPRSPWPPGTMSGAERRTLLALQQALTEEQFQTFKYLLEERLPLGLLRPATRPDLCSILLQRFPGQALHLAADLLRQISRHDLIQLHQLPGAEDETPGQAGGHNAAPSAAGCRPVSLPVAASSPVATSSPVAARPRRLTEKDLIQIAQKLGREWQEVGIGCLGLERSLLDQIQEDNPRSAVMQSFHMLREWRRREKQEATAPRLHACLAHASLDPEVLDLLQSFQGD; from the exons ATGGGGTGGCATCGGCGTCAcccagccccacggcagcctggggggcacagggtgaCCCGTTTCCCCCCA caccctggggggCACAGTGACCTGGCACCCCAGGGGCACAGGGTGACCCGTGTCATCCCCCCCAGTGGGAGGCAGGGTGACCtgtccccccgcagcccctggcCCCCCGGCACGATGTCGGGGGCTGAGCGCCGCAcgctgctggcactgcagcaggcGCTGACAGAGGAGCAGTTCCAGACCTTCAAGTACCTGCTGGAGGAGCGGCTGCCGCTGGGGCTGCTGCGCCCCGCCACGCGCCCCGAcctctgcagcatcctgctccAGCGCTTCCCGGGGCAGGCGCTGCACCTGGCCGCCGACCTCCTCCGCCAGATCTCCCGCCACGACCTCATccagctccaccagctcccCGGTGCTGAGGACGAGACCCCCGGGCAGGCCGGGGGGCACAACGCTGCTCCATCAGCCGCGGGATGTCGGCCCGTCTCGCTGCCGGTGGCTGCATCTTCCCCGGTGGCCACATCTTCCCCAGTGGCCGCGCGCCCTCGTCGTTTGACGGAGAAGGATCTGATCCAGATAGCCCAGAAACTGGGGAGAGAATGGCAGGAGGTGGGAATcggctgcctggggctggagagGAGCCTCCTGGACCAGATCCAGGAGGACAATCCCCGCAGTGCCGTCATGCAGAGCTTCCACATGCTGCGGGAGTGGCGGCGGCGGGAGAAGCAGGAGGCCACGGCCCCGCGGCTCCACGCCTGCCTGGCCCACGCCAGCCTGGATCCCGAGGTGCTCGACCTGCTCCAGAGCTTCCAGGGGGACTGA
- the CSAD gene encoding cysteine sulfinic acid decarboxylase isoform X2 has product MAPPRYCSLSPPALPGETDPGPPPLPGSETPPGWGHHFGEAPPPSAPLRVTLHSRVLCPLSLCDDVAERRIPAWRKRAGAPRPDPVQGGKAGGSPRHVAERAGTGGMADSSWLEHPGLDKAAGEEFLREAFQVLLDEAVRKGTDVTEKVCDWKEPQELRELLDLELRSSGEPPERLLERCRDVIHYSVKTCHPRFCNQLFSGLDHHALAGRLITEALNTSQYTYEIAPVFVLMEEVVLAKLRELVGWSSGDGIFSPGGSISNMYAMNVARFHRFPESRLKGSWALPRLALFASRESHYSIQKGAAFLGIGTDNVHLVSTNERGKMIPEELEKEIQRAKAEGAEPFFVCATCGTTVLGAFDPLGSIADICQRHGLWFHVDAAWGGSALLSSKHRHLLAGIERADSVAWNPHKMLTVGLQCSAFLLRDTSGLLQRCHGAGATYLFQPDKFYDVTYDMGDKTPQCGRRVDCLKLWLLWKAAGTEGLARRVERAFACTQYLAEEVKRRDGFQLVLEVAPVIKERMMRKGSMMVGYQPHGTKVNFFRQIVTNPAVTKDDLDFFLDEIERLGWDL; this is encoded by the exons ctccctggagAGACGGACCCCGGCCCACcacccctgcctggctctgagACCCCCCCGGGGTGGGGGCACCACTTTggggaagcccccccccccagcgcgCCTTTAAGAGTCACTCTTCACAGCCGTGTACTTTGTCCCCTGTCCCTCTGCGACGACGTGGCCGAGAGGAGAATCCCAGCCTGGCGAAAGCGAGCCGGGGCACCTCGTCCCGATCCGGTGCAGGGCGGGAAGGCCGGGGGGTCCCCGCGGCACGTGGCCGAGCGGGCCGGGACTGGCGGGATGGCGgacagcagctggctggagcaTCCCGGCCTGGAtaaagcagctggggaggaattCCTGCGAGAAGCCTTCCAGGTCCTGCTGGATGAAGCCGTGCGGAAGGGGACAGATGTGACCGAGAAG GTCTGTGACTGGAAGGAGCCCCAGGAGCTGCGGGAGCTGCTGGACCTGGAGCTGCGGAGCAGCGGGGAGCCACCGGAGAGGCTGCTGGAGCGCTGCCGGGACGTCATCCATTACAGCGTCAAAACCT GTCACCCTCGCTTCTGCAACCAGCTCTTCTCCGGCCTGGACCACCACGCGCTGGCGGGACGCCTGATCACCGAGGCCCTCAACACCAGCCA ATACACGTACGAGATCGCCCCGGTGTTCGTGCTGATGGAGGAGGTGGTGCTGGCCAAGCTGCGGGAGCTGGTGGGCTGGAGCAGCGGCGACGGCATCTTCTCCCCAG GAGGCTCCATCTCCAACATGTACGCCATGAACGTGGCGCGCTTCCACCGCTTCCCGGAGAGCCGGCTGAAGGGCAGCTGGGCCCTGCCGCGCCTGGCCCTCTTCGCCTCCCGGGAG AGCCACTACTCCATCCAGAAAGGTGCCGCGTTCCTGGGCATTGGCACCGACAACGTCCACCTGGTCAGCACCAACGAGAG GGGGAAGATGATCCCcgaggagctggagaaggagatCCAGAGAGCGAAAGCTGAg GGTGCCGAGCCGTTCTTTGTCTGTGCCACCTGCGGCACCACCGTCCTGGGCGCCTTCGACCCGCTGGGCAGCATTGCCGACATCTGCCAGCGCCACGGCCTCTGGTTCCACGTGGAC gcagcctggggCGGCAGCGCCCTGCTCTCCAGCAAACACAGGCACCTCCTGGCTGGCATCGAGAG AGCCGACTCGGTGGCCTGGAACCCCCACAAGATGCTGACGGTGGGTTTGCAGTGTTCGGCCTTCCTGCTCCGTGACACCTCC GGCCTCCTCCAGCGCTGCCACGGTGCCGGCGCCACGTATCTCTTCCAACCCGATAAATTTTACGATGTCACCTACGACATGGGGGACAAGACCCCGCAGTGCGGCCGGCGGGTGGATTGCCTCAAGCTCTGGCTCCTCTGGAAAGCTGCCGGCACCGAGGGGCTGGCGCGGCGCGTCGAGCGGGCCTTCGCCTGCACCCA atACCTGGCCGAGGAGGTGAAGAGGAGGGATGGCTtccagctggtgctggag GTGGCTCCTGTCATCAAGGAACGGATGATGAGGAAGGGGTCCATGATGGTGGGCTACCAGCCCCACGGCACCAAAGTCAACTTCTTCCGACAGATCGTCACCAACCCTGCCGTCACCAAGGACGACCTGGATTTCTTCCTGGATGAGATCGAGAGGCTGGGATGGGATCTGTGA
- the CSAD gene encoding cysteine sulfinic acid decarboxylase isoform X1 yields the protein MAPPRYCSLSPPALPGETDPGPPPLPGSETPPGWGHHFGEAPPPSAPLRVTLHSRVLCPLSLCDDVAERRIPAWRKRAGAPRPDPVQGGKAGGSPRHVAERAGTGGMADSSWLEHPGLDKAAGEEFLREAFQVLLDEAVRKGTDVTEKVCDWKEPQELRELLDLELRSSGEPPERLLERCRDVIHYSVKTCHPRFCNQLFSGLDHHALAGRLITEALNTSQYTYEIAPVFVLMEEVVLAKLRELVGWSSGDGIFSPGGSISNMYAMNVARFHRFPESRLKGSWALPRLALFASRESHYSIQKGAAFLGIGTDNVHLVSTNERGKMIPEELEKEIQRAKAEGAEPFFVCATCGTTVLGAFDPLGSIADICQRHGLWFHVDAAWGGSALLSSKHRHLLAGIERADSVAWNPHKMLTVGLQCSAFLLRDTSGLLQRCHGAGATYLFQPDKFYDVTYDMGDKTPQCGRRVDCLKLWLLWKAAGTEGLARRVERAFACTQYLAEEVKRRDGFQLVLEPEFINLCFWFVPPSLRGREGSPDYWPRLGKVAPVIKERMMRKGSMMVGYQPHGTKVNFFRQIVTNPAVTKDDLDFFLDEIERLGWDL from the exons ctccctggagAGACGGACCCCGGCCCACcacccctgcctggctctgagACCCCCCCGGGGTGGGGGCACCACTTTggggaagcccccccccccagcgcgCCTTTAAGAGTCACTCTTCACAGCCGTGTACTTTGTCCCCTGTCCCTCTGCGACGACGTGGCCGAGAGGAGAATCCCAGCCTGGCGAAAGCGAGCCGGGGCACCTCGTCCCGATCCGGTGCAGGGCGGGAAGGCCGGGGGGTCCCCGCGGCACGTGGCCGAGCGGGCCGGGACTGGCGGGATGGCGgacagcagctggctggagcaTCCCGGCCTGGAtaaagcagctggggaggaattCCTGCGAGAAGCCTTCCAGGTCCTGCTGGATGAAGCCGTGCGGAAGGGGACAGATGTGACCGAGAAG GTCTGTGACTGGAAGGAGCCCCAGGAGCTGCGGGAGCTGCTGGACCTGGAGCTGCGGAGCAGCGGGGAGCCACCGGAGAGGCTGCTGGAGCGCTGCCGGGACGTCATCCATTACAGCGTCAAAACCT GTCACCCTCGCTTCTGCAACCAGCTCTTCTCCGGCCTGGACCACCACGCGCTGGCGGGACGCCTGATCACCGAGGCCCTCAACACCAGCCA ATACACGTACGAGATCGCCCCGGTGTTCGTGCTGATGGAGGAGGTGGTGCTGGCCAAGCTGCGGGAGCTGGTGGGCTGGAGCAGCGGCGACGGCATCTTCTCCCCAG GAGGCTCCATCTCCAACATGTACGCCATGAACGTGGCGCGCTTCCACCGCTTCCCGGAGAGCCGGCTGAAGGGCAGCTGGGCCCTGCCGCGCCTGGCCCTCTTCGCCTCCCGGGAG AGCCACTACTCCATCCAGAAAGGTGCCGCGTTCCTGGGCATTGGCACCGACAACGTCCACCTGGTCAGCACCAACGAGAG GGGGAAGATGATCCCcgaggagctggagaaggagatCCAGAGAGCGAAAGCTGAg GGTGCCGAGCCGTTCTTTGTCTGTGCCACCTGCGGCACCACCGTCCTGGGCGCCTTCGACCCGCTGGGCAGCATTGCCGACATCTGCCAGCGCCACGGCCTCTGGTTCCACGTGGAC gcagcctggggCGGCAGCGCCCTGCTCTCCAGCAAACACAGGCACCTCCTGGCTGGCATCGAGAG AGCCGACTCGGTGGCCTGGAACCCCCACAAGATGCTGACGGTGGGTTTGCAGTGTTCGGCCTTCCTGCTCCGTGACACCTCC GGCCTCCTCCAGCGCTGCCACGGTGCCGGCGCCACGTATCTCTTCCAACCCGATAAATTTTACGATGTCACCTACGACATGGGGGACAAGACCCCGCAGTGCGGCCGGCGGGTGGATTGCCTCAAGCTCTGGCTCCTCTGGAAAGCTGCCGGCACCGAGGGGCTGGCGCGGCGCGTCGAGCGGGCCTTCGCCTGCACCCA atACCTGGCCGAGGAGGTGAAGAGGAGGGATGGCTtccagctggtgctggag CCTGAGTTCATCAACCTCTGCTTCTGGTtcgtgccccccagcctgcggggcagggagggctcCCCCGATTACTGGCCCAGGTTGGGGAAG GTGGCTCCTGTCATCAAGGAACGGATGATGAGGAAGGGGTCCATGATGGTGGGCTACCAGCCCCACGGCACCAAAGTCAACTTCTTCCGACAGATCGTCACCAACCCTGCCGTCACCAAGGACGACCTGGATTTCTTCCTGGATGAGATCGAGAGGCTGGGATGGGATCTGTGA
- the CSAD gene encoding cysteine sulfinic acid decarboxylase isoform X3, producing MAPPRYCSLSPPALPGETDPGPPPLPGSETPPGWGHHFGEAPPPSAPLRVTLHSRVLCPLSLCDDVAERRIPAWRKRAGAPRPDPVQGGKAGGSPRHVAERAGTGGMADSSWLEHPGLDKAAGEEFLREAFQVLLDEAVRKGTDVTEKVCDWKEPQELRELLDLELRSSGEPPERLLERCRDVIHYSVKTCHPRFCNQLFSGLDHHALAGRLITEALNTSQYTYEIAPVFVLMEEVVLAKLRELVGWSSGDGIFSPGGSISNMYAMNVARFHRFPESRLKGSWALPRLALFASRESHYSIQKGAAFLGIGTDNVHLVSTNERGKMIPEELEKEIQRAKAEGAEPFFVCATCGTTVLGAFDPLGSIADICQRHGLWFHVDAAWGGSALLSSKHRHLLAGIERADSVAWNPHKMLTVGLQCSAFLLRDTSIPGRGGEEEGWLPAGAGGGSCHQGTDDEEGVHDGGLPAPRHQSQLLPTDRHQPCRHQGRPGFLPG from the exons ctccctggagAGACGGACCCCGGCCCACcacccctgcctggctctgagACCCCCCCGGGGTGGGGGCACCACTTTggggaagcccccccccccagcgcgCCTTTAAGAGTCACTCTTCACAGCCGTGTACTTTGTCCCCTGTCCCTCTGCGACGACGTGGCCGAGAGGAGAATCCCAGCCTGGCGAAAGCGAGCCGGGGCACCTCGTCCCGATCCGGTGCAGGGCGGGAAGGCCGGGGGGTCCCCGCGGCACGTGGCCGAGCGGGCCGGGACTGGCGGGATGGCGgacagcagctggctggagcaTCCCGGCCTGGAtaaagcagctggggaggaattCCTGCGAGAAGCCTTCCAGGTCCTGCTGGATGAAGCCGTGCGGAAGGGGACAGATGTGACCGAGAAG GTCTGTGACTGGAAGGAGCCCCAGGAGCTGCGGGAGCTGCTGGACCTGGAGCTGCGGAGCAGCGGGGAGCCACCGGAGAGGCTGCTGGAGCGCTGCCGGGACGTCATCCATTACAGCGTCAAAACCT GTCACCCTCGCTTCTGCAACCAGCTCTTCTCCGGCCTGGACCACCACGCGCTGGCGGGACGCCTGATCACCGAGGCCCTCAACACCAGCCA ATACACGTACGAGATCGCCCCGGTGTTCGTGCTGATGGAGGAGGTGGTGCTGGCCAAGCTGCGGGAGCTGGTGGGCTGGAGCAGCGGCGACGGCATCTTCTCCCCAG GAGGCTCCATCTCCAACATGTACGCCATGAACGTGGCGCGCTTCCACCGCTTCCCGGAGAGCCGGCTGAAGGGCAGCTGGGCCCTGCCGCGCCTGGCCCTCTTCGCCTCCCGGGAG AGCCACTACTCCATCCAGAAAGGTGCCGCGTTCCTGGGCATTGGCACCGACAACGTCCACCTGGTCAGCACCAACGAGAG GGGGAAGATGATCCCcgaggagctggagaaggagatCCAGAGAGCGAAAGCTGAg GGTGCCGAGCCGTTCTTTGTCTGTGCCACCTGCGGCACCACCGTCCTGGGCGCCTTCGACCCGCTGGGCAGCATTGCCGACATCTGCCAGCGCCACGGCCTCTGGTTCCACGTGGAC gcagcctggggCGGCAGCGCCCTGCTCTCCAGCAAACACAGGCACCTCCTGGCTGGCATCGAGAG AGCCGACTCGGTGGCCTGGAACCCCCACAAGATGCTGACGGTGGGTTTGCAGTGTTCGGCCTTCCTGCTCCGTGACACCTCC atACCTGGCCGAGGAGGTGAAGAGGAGGGATGGCTtccagctggtgctggag GTGGCTCCTGTCATCAAGGAACGGATGATGAGGAAGGGGTCCATGATGGTGGGCTACCAGCCCCACGGCACCAAAGTCAACTTCTTCCGACAGATCGTCACCAACCCTGCCGTCACCAAGGACGACCTGGATTTCTTCCTGGATGA